Proteins from a single region of Ananas comosus cultivar F153 linkage group 3, ASM154086v1, whole genome shotgun sequence:
- the LOC109707663 gene encoding uncharacterized protein LOC109707663 isoform X4, protein MENNYVYIRGGREKEREMSNCGKSTGAVRQYIRSKVPRLRWTPDLHQCFVHAIERLGGQDKATPKLVLQLMDVKGLTISHVKSHLQMYRSMRNDMGRKEKQENKHLSEDNGGGGDDDDDDDDGDDDDDDDGPCPSSKPTREFLSPFLCPALPPKSRSRISQGRCEKIWNSSYCSGNYMQSVAFERKIKEESFIRWHRYANEFLAKCHDHPSKHLKLALGRVVHESHSSEGGPTVAIRTPPKLATFPTTAVGQRNVKQKISLHL, encoded by the exons atggaAAATAACTATGTATACATaaggggggggagagagaaagagagagagatgagtaaCTGTGGAAAGAGCACTGGAGCTGTGAGACAATACATCAGATCCAAGGTTCCTCGCTTGAGATGGACACCTGATCTCCACCAATGCTTTGTTCATGCCATAGAAAGGCTCGGAGGCCAAGATA AAGCTACACCTAAGCTTGTTCTCCAGCTCATGGATGTTAAAGGGCTTACAATATCTCACGTAAAGAGCCATCTTCAG ATGTATAGAAGCATGAGGAATGACATGGGCAGGAAAG AGAAGCAAGAAAATAAGCACTTGAGTGAAGATAAtggtggtggaggagatgatgatgatgatgatgatgatggtgatgatgatgatgatgatgatggtccATGCCCTTCTTCAAAACCCACCAGAGAATTCCTGTCCCCGTTTTTGTGCCCCGCTCTACCTCCGAAGAG CAGGTCGAGAATAAGCCAAGGAAGGTGCGAGAAAATATGGAATTCTTCGTATTGCAGTGGTAACTACATGCAAAGTGTGGCTTTTGAGCGGAAGATAAAAGAGGAGAGCTTTATCAGATGGCACAGATATGCTAATGAATTCTTGGCAAAATGTCACGATCATCCTTCAAAGCACCTCAAATTGGCCCTGGGACGGGTGGTGCACGAATCGCACTCTTCTGAG GGCGGTCCAACTGTAGCAATTAGAACTCCGCCGAAATTAGCTACATTTCCAACTACCGCGGTTGGCCAGAGAAAcgttaaacaaaaaataagctTACATCTCTAA